The proteins below are encoded in one region of Ricinus communis isolate WT05 ecotype wild-type chromosome 6, ASM1957865v1, whole genome shotgun sequence:
- the LOC8285404 gene encoding ubiquitin C-terminal hydrolase 12 isoform X2 — MTLMTPPPLDQQEDDEMLVPHTEFTEGPQPMEVAPAETASAVDAQSADDPPSARFTWTIDNFSRLNTKKLYSDVFIVGGYKWRILIFPKGNNVDHLSMYLDVADSATLPYGWSRYAQFSLCVVNQIHQKYSIRKDTQHQFNARESDWGFTSFMPLGELYDPGRGYLVNDTCVVEADVAVRRVIDYWSHDSKKETGYVGLKNQGATCYMNSLLQTLYHIPYFRKAVYHMPTTENDMPSGSIPLALQSLFYKLQYSDTSVATKELTKSFGWDTYDSFMQHDVQELNRVLCEKLEDKMKGTVVEGTIQQLFEGHHMNYIECINVDYKSTRKESFYDLQLDVKGCRDVYASFDKYVEVERLEGDNKYHAEQHGLQDARKGVLFIDFPPVLQLQLKRFEYDFMRDTMVKINDRYEFPLQLDLDREDGKYLSPEADRSVRNLYTLHSVLVHSGGVHGGHYYAYIRPTLSDQWFKFDDERVTKEDIKRALEEQYGGEEELPQANPGFNNSPFKFTKYSNAYMLVYIRESDKEKIICNVDEKDIAEHLRIRLKKEQEEKEQKRKEKAEAHLYTIIKVARSEDLLEQIGKDIYFDLVDHDKVRSFRIQKQMPFNLFKEEVVKEFGIPVQFQRFWLWAKRQNHTYRPNRPLTPQEEAQSVGQLREVSNKANNAELKLFLEVEFGQDLRPIPPPEKTKEDILLFFKLYDPSKEELRYVGRLFVKGAGKPLEILTKLNEMAGFASDQEIELYEEIKFEPNVMCEHIDKKLTFRASQLEDGDIVCFQKSAQDGGGEQCRYPDVPSFLEYVHNRQVVRFRSLEKPKEDEFCLELSKLHNYDDVVERVATHLGLDDPSKIRLTSHNCYSQQPKPQPIKYRGVDHLSDMLAHYNQTSDILYYEVLDIPLPELQGLKTLKVAFHHATKDEVVIHTIRLPKQSTVGDVINDLKIKVELSHLSAELRLLEVFYHKIYKIFPHNEKIENINDQYWTLRAEEIPEEEKNLGPNDRLIHVYHFMKDPTQNQQVQNFGEPFFLVIHEGETLSEVKVRVQKKLQVPDEEFAKWKFAFLSLGRPEYLQDSDIVSSRFQRRDVYGAWEQYLGLEHSDNAPKRSYSANQNRHTFEKPVKIYN, encoded by the exons ATGACTCTGATGACTCCTCCACCATTAGAT cAGCAAGAGGACGATGAAATGTTAGTCCCTCACACTGAGTTCACTGAAGGTCCTCAGCCTATGGAAG tagcACCTGCAGAAACAGCAAGTGCAGTTGATGCGCAGTCAGCTGATGATCCACCATCAGCAAGGTTCACATGGACAATTGATAATTTCTCGAGGCTCAATACCAAGAAGCTCTACTCTGATGTTTTCATTGTTGGAGGCTATAAATG GCGGATTCTAATTTTTCCAAAGGGGAACAACGTGGATCATTTGTCAATGTATTTAGATGTCGCAGACTCTGCAACTTTGCCATATGGGTGGAGCAGATATGCTCAATTTAGTTTATGCGTTGTCaatcaaattcatcaaaaaTACTCTATTCGGAAAG ACACACAGCACCAATTCAATGCACGTGAGAGTGATTGGGGCTTCACTTCATTCATGCCCCTTGGAGAATTGTATGACCCTGGTAGAGGTTATCTTGTCAATGATACATGTGTAGTTGAAGCTGATGTTGCTGTCCGTAGGGTCATTGATTACTGGTCTCATGATTCCAAAAAGGAGACTGGTTATGTTGGACTTAAGAACCAAGGAGCTACCTGCTATATGAACTCTCTCCTTCAAACACTGTATCATATTCCTTATTTCAGAAAG GCTGTGTATCATATGCCAACAACCGAGAATGATATGCCATCGGGGAGCATTCCTCTGGCTTTGCAGAGTTTATTCTATAAGCTTCAATATAGTGACACCAGTGTAGCAACAAAAGAGTTAACAAAATCTTTTGGCTGGGACACATATGATTCTTTCATGCAGCATGATGTGCAAGAACTTAATAGGGTTCTTTGTGAAAAGCTTGAAGATAAAATGAAG GGAACAGTTGTGGAGGGCACAATACAACAGTTATTTGAAGGGCACCATATGAATTATATTGAGTGCATCAATGTAGACTATAAGTCAACGAGAAAGGAATCTTTTTATG ATCTTCAGCTTGATGTCAAAGGCTGTCGGGATGTTTATGCTTCTTTTGACAAATATGTGGAGGTGGAGCGTCTTGAGGGTGATAATAAATATCACGCTGAGCAACATGGCTTGCAG GATGCTAGGAAGGGTGTCCTATTTATTGACTTTCCCCCTGTTCTTCAACTTCAATTGAAACGGTTCGAATATGATTTCATGCGGGATACTATGGTAAAG ATAAATGATCGCTATGAGTTCCCTTTGCAACTTGATCTTGATAGAGAAGATGGTAAATATTTGTCTCCTGAGGCAGACAGAAGTGTCCGAAACCTGTATACTCTTCACAG TGTTTTAGTTCATAGTGGTGGTGTGCATGGTGGGCACTACTATGCTTACATCCGGCCAACCCTCTCAGATCAATG GTTTAAATTCGATGATGAGCGGGTAACTAAAGAGGATATAAAAAGGGCGCTAGAGGAGCAGTATGGTGGGGAAGAAGAG TTACCACAGGCAAATCCTGGCTTCAACAACTCTCCCTTCAAGTTTACAAAATATTCAAATGCTTATATGCTTGTGTATATACGCGAAAGTgacaaagaaaagataatttgTAATGTGGATGAGAAGGACATTGCCGAACACCTGAGG ATAAGGTTGAAGAAAGAACAGGAAGAAAAGgaacaaaagagaaaggaaaaagctGAGGCCCACTTGTATACTATCATAAAG GTTGCTCGTAGTGAGGATCTGCTTGAACAGATTGGGAaggatatatattttgatCTTGTAGATCATGACAAAGTTCGTAGTTTCCGCATTCAGAAACAAATGCCCTTTAATCTTTTCAAG GAAGAAGTTGTCAAAGAGTTTGGTATACCAGTTCAATTTCAACGTTTTTGGTTATGGGCGAAGCGGCAAAACCATACATATCGTCCAAATCGACCATTGACTCCTCAGGAAGAAGCACAATCT GTTGGACAATTAAGAGAGGTTTCCAATAAAGCAAATAATGCCGAGCTGAAGTTGTTTCTGGAAGTAGAATTTGGACAA GATTTGCGGCCTATTCCTCCTCCTGAGAAGACTAAAGAGGATATTCTCCtcttttttaaactttatgATCCGTCGAAAGAGGAGCTCCG ATATGTCGGGAGGCTATTTGTAAAGGGGGCTGGAAAGCCATTAGAGATATTGACAAAGCTAAATGAAATGGCTGGCTTTGCTTCTGATCAAGAGATTGAACTATATGAG GAAATAAAATTCGAACCTAATGTCATGTGTGAACACATTGACAAGAAGCTCACGTTTCGTGCTAGTCAG CTTGAAGATGGGGATATTGTTTGCTTTCAAAAGTCCGCTCAAGATGGAGGTGGTGAACAATGCCGTTACCCAGATGTACCTTCATTTCTTGAATATGTACATAACCGTCAG GTTGTTCGCTTTCGATCTTTGGAGAAACCAAAGGAGGATGAATTTTGTCTTGAGCT ATCAAAGCTTCACAAttatgatgatgttgttgaaagAGTAGCTACGCATCTTGGCTTGGATGACCCTTCCAAAATTAGGCTTACATCTCATAACTGTTATTCTCAACAACCTAAGCCACAACCTATCAAGTACCGAGGGGTGGATCATTTGTCTGACATGCTGGCTCACTACAACCAG ACATCTGACATCCTTTACTATGAAGTGCTGGATATCCCTCTGCCAGAACTGCAAGGCTTGAAAACCTTGAAAGTTGCTTTTCATCATGCCACAAAGGATGAG GTGGTGATTCATACAATTAGATTGCCTAAACAGAGCACTGTAGGTGATGTTATTAATGACCTTAAGATAAAG GTTGAGTTGTCCCATCTCAGTGCAGAACTTAGATTGCTTGAGGTTTTCTACCACAAGATTTACAAG ATCTTTCCCCACAATGAAAAGATTGAGAATATTAATGATCAGTACTGGACGTTACGTGCTGAGGAG ATTCCAGAAGAGGAGAAAAACCTTGGTCCTAATGATCGCTTGATTcatgtttatcattttatgaaGGACCCAACTCAAAATCAG CAGGTTCAGAATTTTGGCGAACCATTTTTCCTGGTCATTCATGAGGGTGAGACATTGTCGGAAGTAAAAGTGCGAgtacaaaaaaaattgcagGTTCCTGATGAGGAGTTTGCTAAG TGGAAGTTTGCTTTTCTGTCACTTGGTCGACCTGAATATCTCCAAGACTCGGACATTGTATCGAGTAGGTTTCAG AGAAGGGATGTCTATGGTGCTTGGGAGCAGTATCTCGGACTGGAGCACTCTGACAATGCTCCTAAAAGGTCATATTCAGCTAATCAG AATCGGCACACGTTTGAGAAGCCAGTAAAAATCTACAATTAG
- the LOC8285404 gene encoding ubiquitin C-terminal hydrolase 12 isoform X7 yields the protein MTLMTPPPLDQQEDDEMLVPHTEFTEGPQPMEVAPAETASAVDAQSADDPPSARFTWTIDNFSRLNTKKLYSDVFIVGGYKWRILIFPKGNNVDHLSMYLDVADSATLPYGWSRYAQFSLCVVNQIHQKYSIRKDTQHQFNARESDWGFTSFMPLGELYDPGRGYLVNDTCVVEADVAVRRVIDYWSHDSKKETGYVGLKNQGATCYMNSLLQTLYHIPYFRKAVYHMPTTENDMPSGSIPLALQSLFYKLQYSDTSVATKELTKSFGWDTYDSFMQHDVQELNRVLCEKLEDKMKGTVVEGTIQQLFEGHHMNYIECINVDYKSTRKESFYDLQLDVKGCRDVYASFDKYVEVERLEGDNKYHAEQHGLQDARKGVLFIDFPPVLQLQLKRFEYDFMRDTMVKINDRYEFPLQLDLDREDGKYLSPEADRSVRNLYTLHSVLVHSGGVHGGHYYAYIRPTLSDQWFKFDDERVTKEDIKRALEEQYGGEEELPQANPGFNNSPFKFTKYSNAYMLVYIRESDKEKIICNVDEKDIAEHLRIRLKKEQEEKEQKRKEKAEAHLYTIIKVARSEDLLEQIGKDIYFDLVDHDKVRSFRIQKQMPFNLFKEEVVKEFGIPVQFQRFWLWAKRQNHTYRPNRPLTPQEEAQSVGQLREVSNKANNAELKLFLEVEFGQDLRPIPPPEKTKEDILLFFKLYDPSKEELRYVGRLFVKGAGKPLEILTKLNEMAGFASDQEIELYEEIKFEPNVMCEHIDKKLTFRASQLEDGDIVCFQKSAQDGGGEQCRYPDVPSFLEYVHNRQVVRFRSLEKPKEDEFCLELSKLHNYDDVVERVATHLGLDDPSKIRLTSHNCYSQQPKPQPIKYRGVDHLSDMLAHYNQTSDILYYEVLDIPLPELQGLKTLKVAFHHATKDEVVIHTIRLPKQSTVGDVINDLKIKVELSHLSAELRLLEVFYHKIYKIFPHNEKIENINDQYWTLRAEEIPEEEKNLGPNDRLIHVYHFMKDPTQNQVQNFGEPFFLVIHEGETLSEVKVRVQKKLQVPDEEFAKWKFAFLSLGRPEYLQDSDIVSSRFQRRDVYGAWEQYLGLEHSDNAPKRSYSANQNRHTFEKPVKIYN from the exons ATGACTCTGATGACTCCTCCACCATTAGAT cAGCAAGAGGACGATGAAATGTTAGTCCCTCACACTGAGTTCACTGAAGGTCCTCAGCCTATGGAAG tagcACCTGCAGAAACAGCAAGTGCAGTTGATGCGCAGTCAGCTGATGATCCACCATCAGCAAGGTTCACATGGACAATTGATAATTTCTCGAGGCTCAATACCAAGAAGCTCTACTCTGATGTTTTCATTGTTGGAGGCTATAAATG GCGGATTCTAATTTTTCCAAAGGGGAACAACGTGGATCATTTGTCAATGTATTTAGATGTCGCAGACTCTGCAACTTTGCCATATGGGTGGAGCAGATATGCTCAATTTAGTTTATGCGTTGTCaatcaaattcatcaaaaaTACTCTATTCGGAAAG ACACACAGCACCAATTCAATGCACGTGAGAGTGATTGGGGCTTCACTTCATTCATGCCCCTTGGAGAATTGTATGACCCTGGTAGAGGTTATCTTGTCAATGATACATGTGTAGTTGAAGCTGATGTTGCTGTCCGTAGGGTCATTGATTACTGGTCTCATGATTCCAAAAAGGAGACTGGTTATGTTGGACTTAAGAACCAAGGAGCTACCTGCTATATGAACTCTCTCCTTCAAACACTGTATCATATTCCTTATTTCAGAAAG GCTGTGTATCATATGCCAACAACCGAGAATGATATGCCATCGGGGAGCATTCCTCTGGCTTTGCAGAGTTTATTCTATAAGCTTCAATATAGTGACACCAGTGTAGCAACAAAAGAGTTAACAAAATCTTTTGGCTGGGACACATATGATTCTTTCATGCAGCATGATGTGCAAGAACTTAATAGGGTTCTTTGTGAAAAGCTTGAAGATAAAATGAAG GGAACAGTTGTGGAGGGCACAATACAACAGTTATTTGAAGGGCACCATATGAATTATATTGAGTGCATCAATGTAGACTATAAGTCAACGAGAAAGGAATCTTTTTATG ATCTTCAGCTTGATGTCAAAGGCTGTCGGGATGTTTATGCTTCTTTTGACAAATATGTGGAGGTGGAGCGTCTTGAGGGTGATAATAAATATCACGCTGAGCAACATGGCTTGCAG GATGCTAGGAAGGGTGTCCTATTTATTGACTTTCCCCCTGTTCTTCAACTTCAATTGAAACGGTTCGAATATGATTTCATGCGGGATACTATGGTAAAG ATAAATGATCGCTATGAGTTCCCTTTGCAACTTGATCTTGATAGAGAAGATGGTAAATATTTGTCTCCTGAGGCAGACAGAAGTGTCCGAAACCTGTATACTCTTCACAG TGTTTTAGTTCATAGTGGTGGTGTGCATGGTGGGCACTACTATGCTTACATCCGGCCAACCCTCTCAGATCAATG GTTTAAATTCGATGATGAGCGGGTAACTAAAGAGGATATAAAAAGGGCGCTAGAGGAGCAGTATGGTGGGGAAGAAGAG TTACCACAGGCAAATCCTGGCTTCAACAACTCTCCCTTCAAGTTTACAAAATATTCAAATGCTTATATGCTTGTGTATATACGCGAAAGTgacaaagaaaagataatttgTAATGTGGATGAGAAGGACATTGCCGAACACCTGAGG ATAAGGTTGAAGAAAGAACAGGAAGAAAAGgaacaaaagagaaaggaaaaagctGAGGCCCACTTGTATACTATCATAAAG GTTGCTCGTAGTGAGGATCTGCTTGAACAGATTGGGAaggatatatattttgatCTTGTAGATCATGACAAAGTTCGTAGTTTCCGCATTCAGAAACAAATGCCCTTTAATCTTTTCAAG GAAGAAGTTGTCAAAGAGTTTGGTATACCAGTTCAATTTCAACGTTTTTGGTTATGGGCGAAGCGGCAAAACCATACATATCGTCCAAATCGACCATTGACTCCTCAGGAAGAAGCACAATCT GTTGGACAATTAAGAGAGGTTTCCAATAAAGCAAATAATGCCGAGCTGAAGTTGTTTCTGGAAGTAGAATTTGGACAA GATTTGCGGCCTATTCCTCCTCCTGAGAAGACTAAAGAGGATATTCTCCtcttttttaaactttatgATCCGTCGAAAGAGGAGCTCCG ATATGTCGGGAGGCTATTTGTAAAGGGGGCTGGAAAGCCATTAGAGATATTGACAAAGCTAAATGAAATGGCTGGCTTTGCTTCTGATCAAGAGATTGAACTATATGAG GAAATAAAATTCGAACCTAATGTCATGTGTGAACACATTGACAAGAAGCTCACGTTTCGTGCTAGTCAG CTTGAAGATGGGGATATTGTTTGCTTTCAAAAGTCCGCTCAAGATGGAGGTGGTGAACAATGCCGTTACCCAGATGTACCTTCATTTCTTGAATATGTACATAACCGTCAG GTTGTTCGCTTTCGATCTTTGGAGAAACCAAAGGAGGATGAATTTTGTCTTGAGCT ATCAAAGCTTCACAAttatgatgatgttgttgaaagAGTAGCTACGCATCTTGGCTTGGATGACCCTTCCAAAATTAGGCTTACATCTCATAACTGTTATTCTCAACAACCTAAGCCACAACCTATCAAGTACCGAGGGGTGGATCATTTGTCTGACATGCTGGCTCACTACAACCAG ACATCTGACATCCTTTACTATGAAGTGCTGGATATCCCTCTGCCAGAACTGCAAGGCTTGAAAACCTTGAAAGTTGCTTTTCATCATGCCACAAAGGATGAG GTGGTGATTCATACAATTAGATTGCCTAAACAGAGCACTGTAGGTGATGTTATTAATGACCTTAAGATAAAG GTTGAGTTGTCCCATCTCAGTGCAGAACTTAGATTGCTTGAGGTTTTCTACCACAAGATTTACAAG ATCTTTCCCCACAATGAAAAGATTGAGAATATTAATGATCAGTACTGGACGTTACGTGCTGAGGAG ATTCCAGAAGAGGAGAAAAACCTTGGTCCTAATGATCGCTTGATTcatgtttatcattttatgaaGGACCCAACTCAAAATCAG GTTCAGAATTTTGGCGAACCATTTTTCCTGGTCATTCATGAGGGTGAGACATTGTCGGAAGTAAAAGTGCGAgtacaaaaaaaattgcagGTTCCTGATGAGGAGTTTGCTAAG TGGAAGTTTGCTTTTCTGTCACTTGGTCGACCTGAATATCTCCAAGACTCGGACATTGTATCGAGTAGGTTTCAG AGAAGGGATGTCTATGGTGCTTGGGAGCAGTATCTCGGACTGGAGCACTCTGACAATGCTCCTAAAAGGTCATATTCAGCTAATCAG AATCGGCACACGTTTGAGAAGCCAGTAAAAATCTACAATTAG
- the LOC8285404 gene encoding ubiquitin C-terminal hydrolase 12 isoform X6 encodes MTLMTPPPLDQEDDEMLVPHTEFTEGPQPMEVAPAETASAVDAQSADDPPSARFTWTIDNFSRLNTKKLYSDVFIVGGYKWRILIFPKGNNVDHLSMYLDVADSATLPYGWSRYAQFSLCVVNQIHQKYSIRKDTQHQFNARESDWGFTSFMPLGELYDPGRGYLVNDTCVVEADVAVRRVIDYWSHDSKKETGYVGLKNQGATCYMNSLLQTLYHIPYFRKAVYHMPTTENDMPSGSIPLALQSLFYKLQYSDTSVATKELTKSFGWDTYDSFMQHDVQELNRVLCEKLEDKMKGTVVEGTIQQLFEGHHMNYIECINVDYKSTRKESFYDLQLDVKGCRDVYASFDKYVEVERLEGDNKYHAEQHGLQDARKGVLFIDFPPVLQLQLKRFEYDFMRDTMVKINDRYEFPLQLDLDREDGKYLSPEADRSVRNLYTLHSVLVHSGGVHGGHYYAYIRPTLSDQWFKFDDERVTKEDIKRALEEQYGGEEELPQANPGFNNSPFKFTKYSNAYMLVYIRESDKEKIICNVDEKDIAEHLRIRLKKEQEEKEQKRKEKAEAHLYTIIKVARSEDLLEQIGKDIYFDLVDHDKVRSFRIQKQMPFNLFKEEVVKEFGIPVQFQRFWLWAKRQNHTYRPNRPLTPQEEAQSVGQLREVSNKANNAELKLFLEVEFGQDLRPIPPPEKTKEDILLFFKLYDPSKEELRYVGRLFVKGAGKPLEILTKLNEMAGFASDQEIELYEEIKFEPNVMCEHIDKKLTFRASQLEDGDIVCFQKSAQDGGGEQCRYPDVPSFLEYVHNRQVVRFRSLEKPKEDEFCLELSKLHNYDDVVERVATHLGLDDPSKIRLTSHNCYSQQPKPQPIKYRGVDHLSDMLAHYNQTSDILYYEVLDIPLPELQGLKTLKVAFHHATKDEVVIHTIRLPKQSTVGDVINDLKIKVELSHLSAELRLLEVFYHKIYKIFPHNEKIENINDQYWTLRAEEIPEEEKNLGPNDRLIHVYHFMKDPTQNQQVQNFGEPFFLVIHEGETLSEVKVRVQKKLQVPDEEFAKWKFAFLSLGRPEYLQDSDIVSSRFQRRDVYGAWEQYLGLEHSDNAPKRSYSANQNRHTFEKPVKIYN; translated from the exons ATGACTCTGATGACTCCTCCACCATTAGAT CAAGAGGACGATGAAATGTTAGTCCCTCACACTGAGTTCACTGAAGGTCCTCAGCCTATGGAAG tagcACCTGCAGAAACAGCAAGTGCAGTTGATGCGCAGTCAGCTGATGATCCACCATCAGCAAGGTTCACATGGACAATTGATAATTTCTCGAGGCTCAATACCAAGAAGCTCTACTCTGATGTTTTCATTGTTGGAGGCTATAAATG GCGGATTCTAATTTTTCCAAAGGGGAACAACGTGGATCATTTGTCAATGTATTTAGATGTCGCAGACTCTGCAACTTTGCCATATGGGTGGAGCAGATATGCTCAATTTAGTTTATGCGTTGTCaatcaaattcatcaaaaaTACTCTATTCGGAAAG ACACACAGCACCAATTCAATGCACGTGAGAGTGATTGGGGCTTCACTTCATTCATGCCCCTTGGAGAATTGTATGACCCTGGTAGAGGTTATCTTGTCAATGATACATGTGTAGTTGAAGCTGATGTTGCTGTCCGTAGGGTCATTGATTACTGGTCTCATGATTCCAAAAAGGAGACTGGTTATGTTGGACTTAAGAACCAAGGAGCTACCTGCTATATGAACTCTCTCCTTCAAACACTGTATCATATTCCTTATTTCAGAAAG GCTGTGTATCATATGCCAACAACCGAGAATGATATGCCATCGGGGAGCATTCCTCTGGCTTTGCAGAGTTTATTCTATAAGCTTCAATATAGTGACACCAGTGTAGCAACAAAAGAGTTAACAAAATCTTTTGGCTGGGACACATATGATTCTTTCATGCAGCATGATGTGCAAGAACTTAATAGGGTTCTTTGTGAAAAGCTTGAAGATAAAATGAAG GGAACAGTTGTGGAGGGCACAATACAACAGTTATTTGAAGGGCACCATATGAATTATATTGAGTGCATCAATGTAGACTATAAGTCAACGAGAAAGGAATCTTTTTATG ATCTTCAGCTTGATGTCAAAGGCTGTCGGGATGTTTATGCTTCTTTTGACAAATATGTGGAGGTGGAGCGTCTTGAGGGTGATAATAAATATCACGCTGAGCAACATGGCTTGCAG GATGCTAGGAAGGGTGTCCTATTTATTGACTTTCCCCCTGTTCTTCAACTTCAATTGAAACGGTTCGAATATGATTTCATGCGGGATACTATGGTAAAG ATAAATGATCGCTATGAGTTCCCTTTGCAACTTGATCTTGATAGAGAAGATGGTAAATATTTGTCTCCTGAGGCAGACAGAAGTGTCCGAAACCTGTATACTCTTCACAG TGTTTTAGTTCATAGTGGTGGTGTGCATGGTGGGCACTACTATGCTTACATCCGGCCAACCCTCTCAGATCAATG GTTTAAATTCGATGATGAGCGGGTAACTAAAGAGGATATAAAAAGGGCGCTAGAGGAGCAGTATGGTGGGGAAGAAGAG TTACCACAGGCAAATCCTGGCTTCAACAACTCTCCCTTCAAGTTTACAAAATATTCAAATGCTTATATGCTTGTGTATATACGCGAAAGTgacaaagaaaagataatttgTAATGTGGATGAGAAGGACATTGCCGAACACCTGAGG ATAAGGTTGAAGAAAGAACAGGAAGAAAAGgaacaaaagagaaaggaaaaagctGAGGCCCACTTGTATACTATCATAAAG GTTGCTCGTAGTGAGGATCTGCTTGAACAGATTGGGAaggatatatattttgatCTTGTAGATCATGACAAAGTTCGTAGTTTCCGCATTCAGAAACAAATGCCCTTTAATCTTTTCAAG GAAGAAGTTGTCAAAGAGTTTGGTATACCAGTTCAATTTCAACGTTTTTGGTTATGGGCGAAGCGGCAAAACCATACATATCGTCCAAATCGACCATTGACTCCTCAGGAAGAAGCACAATCT GTTGGACAATTAAGAGAGGTTTCCAATAAAGCAAATAATGCCGAGCTGAAGTTGTTTCTGGAAGTAGAATTTGGACAA GATTTGCGGCCTATTCCTCCTCCTGAGAAGACTAAAGAGGATATTCTCCtcttttttaaactttatgATCCGTCGAAAGAGGAGCTCCG ATATGTCGGGAGGCTATTTGTAAAGGGGGCTGGAAAGCCATTAGAGATATTGACAAAGCTAAATGAAATGGCTGGCTTTGCTTCTGATCAAGAGATTGAACTATATGAG GAAATAAAATTCGAACCTAATGTCATGTGTGAACACATTGACAAGAAGCTCACGTTTCGTGCTAGTCAG CTTGAAGATGGGGATATTGTTTGCTTTCAAAAGTCCGCTCAAGATGGAGGTGGTGAACAATGCCGTTACCCAGATGTACCTTCATTTCTTGAATATGTACATAACCGTCAG GTTGTTCGCTTTCGATCTTTGGAGAAACCAAAGGAGGATGAATTTTGTCTTGAGCT ATCAAAGCTTCACAAttatgatgatgttgttgaaagAGTAGCTACGCATCTTGGCTTGGATGACCCTTCCAAAATTAGGCTTACATCTCATAACTGTTATTCTCAACAACCTAAGCCACAACCTATCAAGTACCGAGGGGTGGATCATTTGTCTGACATGCTGGCTCACTACAACCAG ACATCTGACATCCTTTACTATGAAGTGCTGGATATCCCTCTGCCAGAACTGCAAGGCTTGAAAACCTTGAAAGTTGCTTTTCATCATGCCACAAAGGATGAG GTGGTGATTCATACAATTAGATTGCCTAAACAGAGCACTGTAGGTGATGTTATTAATGACCTTAAGATAAAG GTTGAGTTGTCCCATCTCAGTGCAGAACTTAGATTGCTTGAGGTTTTCTACCACAAGATTTACAAG ATCTTTCCCCACAATGAAAAGATTGAGAATATTAATGATCAGTACTGGACGTTACGTGCTGAGGAG ATTCCAGAAGAGGAGAAAAACCTTGGTCCTAATGATCGCTTGATTcatgtttatcattttatgaaGGACCCAACTCAAAATCAG CAGGTTCAGAATTTTGGCGAACCATTTTTCCTGGTCATTCATGAGGGTGAGACATTGTCGGAAGTAAAAGTGCGAgtacaaaaaaaattgcagGTTCCTGATGAGGAGTTTGCTAAG TGGAAGTTTGCTTTTCTGTCACTTGGTCGACCTGAATATCTCCAAGACTCGGACATTGTATCGAGTAGGTTTCAG AGAAGGGATGTCTATGGTGCTTGGGAGCAGTATCTCGGACTGGAGCACTCTGACAATGCTCCTAAAAGGTCATATTCAGCTAATCAG AATCGGCACACGTTTGAGAAGCCAGTAAAAATCTACAATTAG